A region of Planktomarina temperata RCA23 DNA encodes the following proteins:
- a CDS encoding FAD binding domain-containing protein codes for MKPAPFDYLRAGTVQEAQAALAAEGEGARVIAGGQSLVAMLNMRLARPTLLVDVMHVAGGAEIRVERGQLVVPFAVRQAALLNRRDLLSEVPLLAAALPWVGHVQTRARGTVCGSVAHADPSAEIALALVALDGRVHLRGRGARRLPAAEFFTGMMQTAARPDEMIEAVSFPLSQEGTGHAFNEVGIRHGDFAIVSVAAIATGDRLRLAIGGVNDTPLVRDWSSLDERQVDDALNDLAWSLDARNDLHATARYRRDLVRRLGRKTIKEARQCAA; via the coding sequence ATGAAACCTGCTCCCTTTGACTATTTGCGGGCTGGCACGGTTCAGGAGGCACAGGCAGCGCTGGCTGCCGAAGGCGAAGGCGCCCGGGTCATCGCCGGCGGCCAGTCGCTGGTCGCAATGCTGAACATGCGCCTTGCGCGGCCGACCCTGCTGGTGGACGTAATGCATGTGGCGGGCGGTGCCGAGATACGAGTTGAGCGCGGTCAACTGGTCGTGCCCTTCGCCGTGCGTCAAGCGGCTCTTTTAAATCGACGGGATCTCCTGTCTGAAGTGCCCTTGCTGGCCGCTGCCCTGCCGTGGGTCGGTCACGTCCAGACACGGGCGCGGGGTACGGTTTGCGGCTCTGTCGCGCATGCTGATCCGTCTGCGGAAATCGCTTTGGCTCTGGTGGCCCTCGACGGCAGGGTACATCTGCGCGGGCGCGGTGCGCGCCGCCTTCCCGCTGCCGAATTTTTCACCGGTATGATGCAGACCGCCGCCAGACCGGACGAGATGATCGAAGCGGTCAGCTTCCCGCTCTCCCAAGAAGGCACCGGACACGCCTTCAACGAGGTAGGCATACGCCACGGCGATTTTGCCATTGTTTCCGTTGCCGCAATCGCCACCGGCGACCGACTACGGCTCGCCATCGGTGGCGTCAACGACACGCCGCTGGTGCGCGATTGGTCCTCGCTGGATGAGCGGCAGGTCGACGACGCGCTCAACGATCTCGCTTGGTCGCTCGATGCCCGCAACGATCTCCACGCCACCGCCCGCTACCGCCGGGATCTTGTCCGGCGACTGGGGCGCAAAACCATAAAGGAGGCCCGCCAATGCGCCGCCTGA